In one window of Enterobacteriaceae endosymbiont of Donacia cincticornis DNA:
- the greA gene encoding transcription elongation factor GreA, whose product MINQIPMTLQGIKKLRKELKILKDIERPKIINSIIEARKHGDLKENAEYQSARELQSFCEGRIQEIEHKLSNANIIDVTKTVHNNKVIFGSTVCIINTLNNKVISYKIVGHDESDLKNNLISINAPLARALIGEKKNNIVTVKTPGGIIKYRILNIKYI is encoded by the coding sequence ATGATTAATCAAATTCCTATGACTTTACAAGGTATAAAAAAATTACGTAAAGAATTAAAAATATTAAAAGATATAGAAAGACCTAAAATTATTAATTCTATTATAGAGGCTAGAAAACATGGTGATTTGAAGGAAAATGCAGAATATCAATCTGCTCGTGAATTGCAGAGTTTTTGTGAAGGACGTATTCAAGAAATAGAACATAAATTATCAAATGCAAATATCATAGATGTAACTAAAACTGTACATAATAATAAAGTTATTTTTGGTTCTACTGTTTGTATAATAAATACATTAAATAATAAAGTTATTTCTTATAAAATTGTAGGACATGACGAATCAGATTTAAAAAATAATTTAATTTCAATTAATGCTCCTCTTGCTAGAGCATTAATAGGTGAAAAAAAAAATAATATTGTTACAGTAAAAACACCAGGAGGAATTATAAAATATAGAATATTAAATATTAAGTATATTTAA